The Buttiauxella selenatireducens genome has a window encoding:
- the malG gene encoding maltose ABC transporter permease MalG, which yields MAMVQPKSQKLRLFTTHLLLLLFIAAIMFPLLMVIAISLRPGNFATGSLIPDQISWEHWRLALGFSVQHADGSVTPPPFPVLLWLWNSVKIAAITALGIVTLSTTCAYAFARMRFSGKATLLKGMLIFQMFPAVLSLVALYALFDRLGQYIPFIGLNTHGGVIFAYLGGIALHVWTIKGYFETIDNSLEEAAAIDGATPWQAFRLVLLPLSVPILAVVFILSFIAAITEVPVASLLLRDVNSYTLAVGMQQYLNPQNYLWGDFAAAAVLSAIPITVVFLLAQRWLVSGLTAGGVKG from the coding sequence ATGGCCATGGTTCAACCCAAATCTCAAAAGCTGCGTTTGTTCACCACGCATCTACTTTTACTGCTGTTTATCGCGGCAATTATGTTCCCGCTGCTGATGGTCATTGCGATTTCACTGCGTCCGGGTAACTTCGCGACGGGCAGCCTTATCCCGGATCAAATCTCCTGGGAACACTGGAGGCTAGCGCTGGGCTTTAGCGTGCAACATGCCGATGGCAGCGTAACGCCACCGCCGTTCCCGGTGCTGTTATGGCTGTGGAACTCCGTCAAAATTGCGGCCATTACCGCACTGGGGATTGTGACGCTCTCGACAACGTGTGCTTATGCCTTTGCCCGTATGCGTTTCTCAGGCAAAGCGACGTTGCTCAAAGGGATGCTGATTTTCCAGATGTTCCCGGCAGTGCTGTCACTGGTCGCGTTATACGCCTTGTTTGACCGCCTCGGTCAGTACATTCCGTTTATCGGTCTGAATACGCATGGTGGGGTGATCTTCGCCTATCTTGGCGGCATCGCGCTGCACGTTTGGACGATTAAAGGCTACTTCGAAACAATTGATAACTCACTGGAAGAAGCGGCGGCAATCGATGGGGCAACCCCATGGCAAGCCTTCCGCCTGGTGCTGCTGCCACTGTCTGTACCGATTCTGGCGGTGGTATTTATCCTGTCGTTTATTGCCGCGATTACCGAAGTGCCTGTCGCCTCGTTGTTGCTGCGTGATGTCAACAGCTACACCCTGGCGGTAGGTATGCAGCAATACCTCAACCCACAAAACTATTTGTGGGGCGACTTTGCTGCGGCAGCGGTACTTTCTGCCATCCCAATTACCGTGGTGTTCTTACTGGCGCAACGCTGGCTGGTGAGCGGCCTGACGGCCGGTGGGGTGAAAGGCTAA
- a CDS encoding YjbH domain-containing protein, with protein sequence MKKKTLYSLLALAVSSACQAETFPAPVGPSQSDFGGVGLLQTPTARMAREGEFSLNYRDNDQYRFYSASVQLFPWLETTLRYTDVRTKQYSNVDAFSGDQTYKDKAFDMKIRLWEERYYLPQVAVGVRDLGGTGLFDSEYVVASKAWGPFDFTLGLGWGYMGTSGNVKNPFCEVSNSFCYRDNSYNQAGSFDFSGMFHGPASLFGGIEYQTPWQPLRLKLEYEGNNYTQDFAGKIEQRSNVNVGAIYRVADWADVNLSYERGNTFMFGVTLRANFNDLRPGYNDSRRPQYQPQPQDEILQPTVVANQLTQLKYNAGFANPNIQVKGETLYVTGEQVKYRDSREGIERANRIIMNDLPENIRTIRITETRLNMPQVTTETDVSSLRHHLEGEPLGHETPQVQKRVEPVVPEKTEQGYFIDKSRVNFSINPVLNQSIGGPESFYMYQVGVMGTADWWVTDHLLTTGSLFANIANNYDKFNYTNPPNDSTLPRVRTHVRDYVENDVYVNNLQANYFQYLGNSWYGQVYGGYLETMYGGVGAEVLYRPVDSNWAIGANANYVKQRDWTSSLDMMKFTDYSAPTGHITGYWTPPFADDVLVKLSIGQYLAKDKGGTLEISKRFDSGVVVGTYATITNVSKEEYGEGDFTKGFYVNVPLDIFSSSPTRSRAQIGWTPLTRDGGQMLGRKFELYGMTSDRSVNFR encoded by the coding sequence ATGAAGAAAAAAACGCTCTACAGCCTGCTTGCTCTGGCTGTTTCTTCTGCCTGCCAGGCAGAAACTTTCCCTGCACCTGTCGGCCCGTCTCAATCGGATTTCGGCGGTGTCGGTTTGCTGCAAACACCCACGGCCCGCATGGCTCGCGAAGGGGAGTTTAGCCTCAATTATCGCGATAACGATCAGTACCGCTTTTACTCGGCTTCGGTGCAGCTTTTCCCCTGGCTGGAAACGACGCTGCGCTATACCGACGTGCGCACGAAACAGTACAGCAATGTCGATGCTTTTTCGGGCGATCAGACCTACAAAGATAAAGCTTTCGACATGAAAATCCGTCTTTGGGAAGAGAGGTATTACTTGCCGCAAGTCGCGGTGGGAGTCCGCGACTTGGGCGGTACCGGGCTGTTCGACAGTGAATATGTGGTTGCGAGCAAAGCCTGGGGACCATTCGATTTCACCCTTGGGCTGGGCTGGGGTTACATGGGCACGAGCGGTAACGTAAAGAACCCGTTTTGCGAAGTGAGCAACAGCTTTTGCTATCGCGACAACAGTTACAACCAGGCGGGTTCATTTGATTTCAGCGGCATGTTTCATGGCCCCGCGTCATTGTTCGGCGGTATCGAATACCAAACGCCGTGGCAACCGTTGCGCCTCAAGCTGGAATATGAAGGCAATAATTACACCCAAGATTTTGCCGGAAAAATCGAGCAACGTAGCAACGTTAATGTCGGCGCTATCTACCGTGTCGCCGACTGGGCAGACGTTAATCTCAGTTATGAGCGCGGCAATACCTTCATGTTTGGCGTCACGTTGCGGGCTAACTTCAACGACTTACGCCCAGGGTATAACGATAGCCGTCGCCCGCAATACCAACCGCAGCCGCAAGACGAAATTTTGCAGCCAACGGTGGTCGCCAACCAACTGACGCAACTCAAATACAATGCGGGCTTTGCCAATCCGAATATTCAGGTGAAAGGCGAGACCTTGTATGTGACGGGGGAGCAGGTGAAATACCGCGATTCCCGCGAAGGAATTGAACGCGCCAACCGCATCATCATGAACGACCTGCCGGAGAATATCCGCACCATTCGTATTACTGAAACGCGTTTGAATATGCCGCAGGTGACGACCGAAACGGATGTGTCGAGCTTACGTCATCATCTGGAAGGCGAGCCACTTGGTCATGAAACACCGCAGGTGCAGAAACGTGTTGAGCCCGTGGTGCCTGAGAAAACGGAGCAAGGGTATTTCATCGATAAATCCAGAGTGAATTTCTCGATTAACCCGGTGCTGAATCAGTCGATTGGCGGGCCGGAAAGTTTCTATATGTACCAGGTCGGCGTGATGGGAACCGCCGACTGGTGGGTCACGGATCATTTGTTGACGACCGGCAGCCTGTTTGCCAACATCGCCAATAACTACGACAAATTTAACTACACCAATCCACCGAATGACTCGACGTTGCCGCGCGTGCGTACCCACGTCCGCGACTACGTCGAGAACGATGTCTACGTCAACAATCTGCAAGCCAACTACTTCCAGTATCTGGGTAACAGCTGGTATGGGCAGGTATACGGTGGTTATCTCGAAACCATGTATGGCGGGGTGGGGGCGGAAGTTCTGTATCGCCCGGTCGACAGCAATTGGGCAATTGGTGCCAACGCCAACTACGTCAAACAGCGTGACTGGACCAGCTCGTTAGACATGATGAAGTTCACTGATTACAGCGCACCCACCGGCCATATCACGGGCTACTGGACGCCGCCGTTTGCCGACGATGTTCTGGTGAAGCTGAGCATTGGTCAGTATCTGGCGAAAGATAAAGGCGGTACGCTGGAAATCTCCAAACGCTTCGACAGCGGTGTGGTCGTCGGGACTTACGCCACGATTACTAACGTTTCCAAAGAAGAATACGGGGAAGGGGACTTCACCAAAGGTTTCTACGTGAATGTCCCGCTGGATATCTTCTCGTCGTCACCAACCCGTAGCCGTGCGCAGATTGGCTGGACGCCGTTAACGCGTGACGGTGGGCAGATGTTGGGACGTAAGTTTGAGTTGTATGGGATGACGAGCGATCGCAGTGTGAATTTCCGCTAA
- the pgi gene encoding glucose-6-phosphate isomerase yields the protein MKNINPTQTAAWQALQAHFDEMKDVTIAELFAQDADRFAKFSATFDDLMLVDYSKNRITEETLSKLQALAKETDLQGAIKSMFSGEKINRTEDRAVLHVALRNRSNTPIIVDGKDVMPEVNAVLEKMKTFSESIISGSWKGYTGKAITDVVNIGIGGSDLGPFMVTEALRPYKNHLNMHFVSNVDGTHIAEVLKNVDPETTLFLVASKTFTTQETMTNAHSARDWFLATAGDDKHVAKHFAALSTNAKAVGEFGIDTANMFEFWDWVGGRYSLWSAIGLSIILSVGYENFVELLSGAHAMDQHFANTPAEQNLPVLLALIGIWYNNFFGAETEAILPYDQYMHRFAAYFQQGNMESNGKYVDRNGNAVDYQTGPIIWGEPGTNGQHAFYQLIHQGTKMVPCDFIAPATSHNPLSDHHPKLLSNFFAQTEALAFGKARDVVEQEYAAQGLDPKTLDHVVPFKVFEGNRPTNSILLREITPFSLGALIALYEHKIFTQGAILNIFTFDQWGVELGKQLANRILPELGDDKAINSHDSSTNGLINRYKSWRA from the coding sequence ATGAAGAATATCAACCCAACGCAGACCGCTGCATGGCAGGCTTTGCAAGCGCATTTTGACGAAATGAAAGATGTCACTATCGCTGAGCTTTTCGCGCAGGATGCCGACCGTTTTGCTAAGTTCTCCGCCACTTTCGATGATTTAATGCTGGTGGATTATTCAAAAAACCGCATCACGGAAGAAACCCTGTCTAAGCTGCAGGCGCTGGCGAAAGAGACGGATTTGCAGGGCGCAATCAAGTCCATGTTCTCTGGTGAGAAAATTAACCGTACTGAAGACCGTGCTGTTCTGCATGTTGCACTGCGTAACCGCAGCAACACGCCAATTATCGTTGATGGCAAAGATGTGATGCCGGAAGTGAACGCCGTGCTTGAGAAGATGAAAACCTTCTCTGAAAGCATTATCAGCGGTAGCTGGAAAGGCTACACCGGCAAAGCGATCACTGATGTTGTGAACATCGGTATCGGCGGTTCAGACCTTGGCCCATTCATGGTGACTGAAGCGCTACGTCCATACAAAAACCATCTCAACATGCACTTTGTGTCCAACGTGGATGGTACTCATATCGCTGAAGTGCTGAAGAATGTTGACCCAGAAACCACGCTGTTCCTGGTAGCGTCTAAAACCTTCACCACTCAAGAAACCATGACTAACGCCCACAGCGCGCGCGACTGGTTCCTGGCAACCGCGGGCGATGACAAGCACGTTGCGAAACACTTTGCTGCACTGTCTACCAACGCGAAAGCCGTCGGTGAGTTCGGTATCGATACTGCCAACATGTTTGAGTTCTGGGACTGGGTCGGTGGCCGTTACTCCCTGTGGTCAGCCATTGGCTTGTCCATCATCTTGTCTGTCGGTTACGAAAACTTCGTGGAATTGCTAAGCGGTGCTCACGCAATGGACCAGCATTTCGCGAATACACCAGCAGAACAGAACCTGCCAGTGCTGCTGGCGCTGATCGGTATCTGGTACAACAATTTCTTCGGTGCTGAAACCGAAGCGATTCTGCCATACGACCAGTATATGCACCGTTTTGCCGCTTATTTCCAACAGGGCAACATGGAATCCAACGGTAAGTATGTTGACCGTAACGGCAATGCTGTGGATTACCAGACTGGCCCAATCATCTGGGGCGAGCCAGGCACCAACGGTCAGCACGCGTTCTACCAGCTGATTCACCAGGGCACCAAAATGGTTCCTTGCGATTTCATCGCCCCAGCAACCAGCCACAACCCGCTTTCCGACCACCATCCTAAACTGCTGTCTAACTTCTTTGCACAGACAGAAGCACTGGCGTTTGGTAAAGCTCGCGACGTGGTTGAGCAGGAATATGCAGCGCAGGGTCTTGACCCTAAAACGCTGGATCACGTTGTGCCGTTTAAAGTCTTCGAAGGCAACCGTCCAACGAACTCCATCCTGCTGCGTGAAATCACTCCGTTCAGCCTTGGCGCATTGATTGCGCTGTATGAGCACAAGATCTTCACTCAGGGTGCAATTCTGAACATCTTCACCTTCGATCAGTGGGGCGTTGAATTAGGTAAGCAACTGGCGAACCGTATTCTTCCAGAGCTGGGCGATGATAAAGCGATTAATAGCCACGATAGCTCCACCAACGGCCTGATTAACCGTTACAAGTCCTGGCGCGCATAA
- the malF gene encoding maltose ABC transporter permease MalF, which produces MDVVKKSHWWQSDVLKWSVIGLLGLLVGYLIVIMYAQGEYLFAIMTLILSSLGLYIFANRKAYAWRYVYPGMAGMGLFVLFPLVCTIAIAFTNYSSTNQLTQERAQQVLMDRQYQAGKTFNFGLYPAGDEWQLALTDGETGKNFISDAFKFGGEQHLKLKEAEALPEGEKANLRVITQNRTALTQITAQMPDETTLTMSSLRQFSGTRPLYTQADDGELTNNQSGVKYRPNNNIGFYQSVNADGNWGNEQLSPGYTVTIGWKNFLRVFHDEGIQKPFMEIFVWTIIFSILTVILTVAVGMILACVVQWESLKGKAIYRVLLILPYAVPSFISILIFKGLFNQSFGEINMLLGSLFGIKPEWFNDPTTARSMIIIVNTWLGYPYMMILCMGLLKAIPDDLYEASAMDGAGPFQNFFKITLPLLIKPLTPLMIASFAFNFNNFVLIQLLTNGRPDRLGTTTPAGYTDLLVSYTYRIAFEGGGGQDFGLAAAIATLIFILVGALAIVNLKATRMKFD; this is translated from the coding sequence ATGGATGTTGTTAAAAAGAGCCACTGGTGGCAAAGCGATGTACTGAAATGGTCAGTCATCGGCCTGCTGGGCCTGCTGGTGGGTTATCTTATTGTAATAATGTACGCCCAGGGGGAGTACCTGTTCGCCATTATGACGCTGATTTTAAGCTCACTTGGCCTCTATATTTTTGCTAACCGCAAGGCGTATGCCTGGCGCTATGTTTACCCTGGTATGGCCGGTATGGGGCTGTTCGTGCTGTTCCCATTGGTGTGTACCATTGCGATTGCCTTCACCAACTACAGCAGCACCAACCAACTGACACAAGAGCGTGCCCAGCAGGTGCTGATGGACCGCCAGTATCAGGCGGGCAAAACCTTTAATTTCGGCCTTTATCCAGCGGGCGATGAGTGGCAACTGGCCCTCACCGATGGCGAAACCGGCAAGAATTTCATCTCCGACGCCTTTAAATTTGGCGGCGAACAACATCTGAAACTGAAAGAAGCGGAAGCGCTGCCTGAAGGCGAAAAAGCAAATCTGCGTGTGATTACGCAAAACCGTACGGCGCTGACGCAAATTACCGCTCAAATGCCTGATGAAACCACGCTGACCATGAGTTCTCTGCGCCAGTTCTCCGGCACGCGCCCACTGTATACGCAGGCCGATGATGGCGAGCTGACGAACAACCAAAGCGGCGTGAAGTACCGTCCGAATAACAACATTGGTTTTTATCAGTCTGTTAATGCCGATGGCAACTGGGGCAATGAGCAATTAAGCCCGGGCTACACCGTCACTATCGGCTGGAAAAACTTCTTACGTGTCTTCCATGATGAAGGCATTCAGAAACCGTTTATGGAGATTTTCGTCTGGACGATCATCTTCTCAATCCTGACGGTGATTCTGACCGTGGCGGTCGGCATGATTCTGGCGTGCGTCGTGCAGTGGGAATCCTTGAAAGGCAAAGCGATTTATCGCGTGCTGCTGATACTGCCCTACGCGGTGCCGTCGTTTATTTCCATCTTGATTTTCAAAGGGTTGTTCAACCAAAGCTTCGGTGAAATCAACATGCTGTTGGGATCGCTATTTGGTATCAAACCCGAGTGGTTTAACGACCCAACGACCGCGCGTTCAATGATAATTATCGTGAATACCTGGCTCGGCTACCCATACATGATGATCTTGTGCATGGGCTTGTTGAAAGCGATTCCAGACGACTTGTACGAAGCCTCGGCGATGGATGGCGCAGGTCCGTTCCAGAACTTCTTTAAGATTACGCTGCCGCTGCTGATTAAACCTTTGACGCCGCTGATGATCGCAAGCTTTGCCTTTAACTTTAACAACTTCGTACTGATTCAACTGTTAACCAACGGTAGGCCAGACCGCCTCGGCACCACGACACCTGCCGGGTACACGGACTTGCTGGTGAGCTACACCTACCGTATCGCCTTTGAAGGCGGCGGTGGTCAGGACTTTGGTTTAGCCGCGGCTATCGCGACGCTTATCTTCATTCTGGTTGGCGCGCTGGCGATTGTTAACCTGAAAGCCACCCGCATGAAGTTTGATTAA
- the yjbE gene encoding exopolysaccharide production protein YjbE, whose product MKKVLYGALAIFTLAASGVSIADPISVGEAAGAQATSVSAGSSTATSASTVGSAVGVALAATGGGDGSNTGTTTTTTTSTR is encoded by the coding sequence ATGAAGAAAGTTCTTTATGGCGCTTTAGCCATATTCACGCTGGCAGCGTCAGGTGTTTCGATTGCAGATCCGATATCAGTGGGTGAAGCAGCCGGCGCACAAGCGACTTCTGTGTCCGCAGGCAGTTCTACTGCGACCAGCGCCAGCACTGTCGGGTCGGCAGTGGGTGTAGCACTTGCTGCAACCGGTGGTGGCGACGGTTCCAACACTGGAACGACAACCACGACGACGACCAGCACCCGGTAA
- a CDS encoding capsule biosynthesis GfcC D2 domain-containing protein: MKIKASLWWAALCLSGLATSAATYAAGTVTVYPGNQQLTHVERLADLVSQPSLAHTWWPGAVISERQATAIAEQQHQKLLASLSELSAQENGDAAAAINGLRQQMQAIHVTGRQFVDLDPDWVRVHPRANVPLQGEYSLWAGPQPSTVTVMGLVSTPGVRPFVAGRSADEYLEGVDKLSGADRSYAWVIYPDGKTQKAPVAYWNNRHVELTPGSILFVGFKDRLFNSDFNAMNQQILNSLTHRRPD; the protein is encoded by the coding sequence ATGAAAATAAAAGCTTCACTTTGGTGGGCCGCACTTTGCTTATCCGGCCTGGCCACTAGTGCTGCCACTTACGCCGCAGGTACGGTCACTGTTTATCCTGGCAATCAGCAACTCACCCACGTCGAACGCCTGGCAGATTTAGTCTCCCAGCCGTCACTTGCTCACACATGGTGGCCAGGTGCTGTCATCAGCGAGCGGCAAGCAACGGCGATTGCAGAACAGCAACATCAAAAGTTACTGGCCTCATTGAGCGAATTATCAGCACAGGAAAACGGTGATGCTGCGGCCGCAATCAACGGGTTGCGCCAGCAGATGCAGGCTATTCACGTCACCGGACGGCAGTTTGTTGACCTCGATCCCGACTGGGTTCGCGTCCATCCTCGCGCCAATGTTCCCTTGCAAGGTGAATACAGCCTGTGGGCAGGGCCGCAGCCTTCCACGGTCACTGTCATGGGGTTAGTGAGCACGCCAGGTGTGAGGCCGTTCGTTGCGGGACGCAGTGCGGATGAATATCTGGAGGGCGTCGACAAACTCAGTGGCGCCGATCGCAGCTACGCATGGGTGATTTATCCAGACGGGAAAACACAAAAAGCGCCGGTGGCGTACTGGAATAACCGCCATGTCGAACTCACACCGGGAAGCATCCTGTTTGTTGGTTTTAAAGACCGGCTTTTTAATTCTGATTTCAACGCTATGAATCAGCAAATCCTTAACTCTCTGACTCATCGGAGACCGGATTGA
- the psiE gene encoding phosphate-starvation-inducible protein PsiE gives MTTTTRVELIATVLQTVLNLALLTLGLILIIFLGKETLHLANVLFTPSEQASKYLLIEGLVVYFLYFEFIALIVKYFQSGYHFPLRYFVYIGITAIVRLIIIDHKEPLDVLIYSGAILLLVITLWLCNSSRLKRE, from the coding sequence ATGACGACTACCACCCGCGTTGAGTTGATCGCCACCGTTCTGCAAACGGTACTTAATCTGGCCCTGCTCACCCTCGGCCTGATCCTCATTATCTTCCTCGGTAAAGAAACCCTGCACTTAGCCAATGTGCTATTCACGCCCAGTGAGCAGGCCAGCAAATATCTGCTGATCGAAGGGCTGGTGGTTTACTTCCTGTATTTCGAATTTATCGCATTGATCGTTAAGTACTTTCAGTCTGGTTATCACTTCCCGCTGCGTTACTTTGTCTATATCGGCATAACCGCGATTGTGCGGCTCATCATCATCGACCATAAAGAGCCGCTGGACGTGCTGATTTACTCCGGTGCCATTCTGTTGCTGGTGATTACGCTGTGGTTATGTAACAGCAGCCGTTTGAAGCGGGAATAG
- the malE gene encoding maltose/maltodextrin ABC transporter substrate-binding protein MalE has translation MKIKTGARILALSALTTMMFSASALAKIEEGKLVIWINGDKGYNGLAEVGKKFEKDTGIKVTIEHPDKLEEKFPQVAATGDGPDIIFWAHDRFGGYAQSGLLAEITPDKAFQDKLYPFTWDAVRYNGKIIAYPVAVEALSLIYNKDLVPNPPKTWEEIPALDKQLKAKGKSALMFNLQEPYFTWPLIAADGGYAFKLENGKYDVKDVGVDSAGAKAGLTFLVDMIKNKNMNADTDYSIAEAAFNKGETAMTINGPWAWSNIEKSKVNYGVALLPTFKGKPSKPFVGVLSAGINAASPNKELAKEFLENYLMTDQGLAEVNKDKPLGAVALKSYQDQLAKDPRIAATMDNAQKGEIMPNIPQMAAFWYATRTAVINAVSGRQTVDEALKDAQGRITK, from the coding sequence ATGAAAATTAAAACTGGCGCCCGCATCCTCGCTCTGTCTGCCCTGACAACGATGATGTTTTCCGCCTCTGCACTGGCAAAAATAGAAGAAGGCAAACTGGTTATCTGGATTAACGGTGATAAAGGCTATAACGGCCTGGCCGAAGTGGGTAAAAAGTTTGAGAAAGACACTGGCATTAAAGTCACCATCGAACACCCGGACAAACTGGAAGAGAAATTCCCACAGGTCGCAGCCACTGGCGATGGCCCGGATATTATCTTCTGGGCGCACGACCGTTTCGGGGGTTACGCGCAATCTGGCCTGCTGGCCGAAATCACTCCAGACAAAGCATTCCAGGACAAACTGTATCCGTTTACCTGGGACGCGGTACGTTACAACGGCAAAATTATCGCTTACCCCGTCGCGGTTGAAGCGCTCTCTCTGATTTACAACAAAGACCTGGTACCCAATCCGCCAAAAACCTGGGAAGAAATCCCTGCGCTGGATAAGCAGTTGAAAGCGAAAGGTAAGAGCGCGTTGATGTTCAACCTGCAAGAACCGTACTTCACCTGGCCGCTGATTGCTGCCGACGGTGGCTATGCGTTCAAACTCGAAAACGGCAAATATGACGTGAAAGATGTCGGCGTGGACAGCGCAGGCGCGAAAGCAGGCCTGACCTTCCTGGTCGACATGATTAAAAACAAAAACATGAACGCGGATACCGATTATTCCATCGCCGAAGCGGCCTTTAACAAAGGCGAAACCGCGATGACCATTAACGGCCCGTGGGCATGGTCCAACATTGAGAAGAGCAAAGTCAATTACGGCGTGGCGCTGCTGCCAACCTTCAAAGGCAAACCTTCCAAACCGTTCGTCGGTGTTCTGAGTGCCGGTATCAATGCTGCCAGCCCGAACAAAGAGCTGGCGAAAGAGTTCCTGGAAAACTACCTGATGACCGACCAGGGCCTGGCTGAAGTCAACAAAGACAAGCCATTAGGCGCTGTTGCTCTGAAATCTTACCAGGATCAACTGGCGAAAGACCCACGCATCGCTGCAACCATGGATAACGCCCAGAAAGGCGAAATCATGCCAAACATCCCGCAAATGGCTGCTTTCTGGTACGCCACTCGCACCGCGGTGATTAACGCAGTTAGCGGCCGTCAGACTGTTGATGAAGCGCTGAAAGACGCTCAGGGACGTATTACTAAGTAA
- a CDS encoding YjbF family lipoprotein — MQRLAILLVCLLLQACSDSTKGLGTSLWHSIVGDDGIQLTHDEIQNMRYASQYMRINHGPQIFVVLAYDENGQQKWVTQDRAMIVTENGRIVKTTGLGDNLQQVTNLASDPLAKVNQIVDGTRWTRQMAWTEHQQVRMATAHSTFTWEGTDTLKVAVSTTPVRVLDEEVTALGKTWHNRFWIDSEGQVRQSTQYLGPDYWPVTTILLKAAKQ, encoded by the coding sequence GTGCAGCGACTCGCAATCCTTCTTGTCTGCTTATTACTTCAGGCTTGTTCTGACTCCACCAAAGGCCTTGGCACGTCGCTTTGGCACAGCATTGTTGGTGATGACGGTATTCAGCTCACCCATGACGAGATCCAGAATATGCGCTACGCCAGCCAGTACATGCGCATTAATCACGGCCCGCAAATATTTGTGGTGTTGGCCTATGACGAAAATGGCCAGCAAAAGTGGGTCACTCAGGACCGGGCGATGATCGTCACGGAAAATGGTCGCATCGTAAAAACTACAGGTCTTGGCGACAACCTCCAGCAAGTGACAAACCTGGCAAGCGACCCGCTGGCAAAAGTGAACCAGATTGTGGATGGCACCCGTTGGACACGGCAAATGGCCTGGACCGAACACCAGCAGGTGCGTATGGCGACTGCGCATTCAACCTTCACCTGGGAGGGCACAGACACACTGAAAGTGGCTGTCAGCACCACGCCTGTTCGCGTCCTCGATGAAGAAGTGACGGCCTTGGGTAAAACCTGGCATAACCGTTTCTGGATAGACAGCGAAGGGCAGGTGCGCCAGTCAACACAATATCTTGGCCCCGATTATTGGCCTGTCACTACGATCCTGTTGAAGGCGGCAAAACAATGA